The following are encoded in a window of Prevotella melaninogenica genomic DNA:
- a CDS encoding HU family DNA-binding protein gives MKIKLQKKKNPQKRTEEKYYANPVNLGKKTLRDIARDIAGRSSLTRGDIENVLANFMDCLPHYLRDGFSVQLGEFGTMRLTLSSEGAATEKAFKTETIKPRVTFTPGVELKAALRENSYETVKEEKSGSEEEGGGKGPGPLPES, from the coding sequence ATGAAGATTAAACTTCAAAAGAAAAAGAATCCGCAAAAGCGGACGGAGGAAAAGTACTATGCTAATCCTGTAAATCTTGGTAAGAAGACCTTGCGAGACATTGCACGCGACATTGCGGGGCGTTCTTCGCTGACACGTGGCGACATCGAAAACGTGCTGGCAAACTTTATGGATTGTCTGCCTCATTATCTCCGCGACGGCTTTAGCGTGCAGTTAGGAGAATTTGGCACGATGCGCCTGACATTGTCGAGCGAGGGAGCTGCGACGGAAAAGGCCTTTAAGACCGAGACGATTAAGCCACGCGTAACGTTTACGCCAGGTGTAGAGCTGAAAGCTGCGCTACGTGAGAACTCGTATGAAACAGTGAAGGAGGAAAAATCGGGCTCTGAGGAAGAAGGGGGCGGAAAGGGTCCCGGACCTTTGCCAGAAAGCTAA
- the queF gene encoding preQ(1) synthase, whose translation MEREKEGLKSLGSKTQYRMDYAPEVLESFVNKHPDNDYWVRFNCPEFTSLCPITGQPDFAEIRISYIPDVRMVESKSLKLYLFSFRNHGDFHEDCVNTIMKDLIKLMDPKYIEVTGIFTPRGGISIYPYANYGRKGTKYEQLAEQRFITHE comes from the coding sequence ATGGAAAGAGAAAAAGAAGGTTTAAAGTCATTAGGTTCAAAGACTCAATACAGAATGGATTATGCACCAGAGGTGTTGGAATCATTTGTTAACAAGCATCCTGATAATGACTATTGGGTACGCTTCAACTGCCCTGAGTTTACCAGTTTATGTCCTATTACAGGTCAACCAGACTTTGCTGAGATTCGTATTTCATACATTCCAGACGTGCGAATGGTTGAGAGTAAGAGTTTGAAGCTTTATCTTTTTAGCTTCCGTAACCACGGTGACTTCCATGAGGATTGTGTAAATACGATAATGAAGGATCTTATCAAGTTGATGGATCCTAAGTACATCGAGGTTACAGGAATCTTTACCCCACGTGGTGGTATCAGCATCTATCCATACGCTAACTATGGTCGTAAGGGTACGAAGTACGAGCAGTTAGCCGAGCAACGATTTATCACGCACGAATAA
- a CDS encoding calcium/sodium antiporter produces the protein MLLNILFIVVGIALVLWGADRLTDGAVAVAEKMKMPQIVIGLTIVAMGTSMPEFCVSFISALKGTSDLAVGNIVGSNIFNALLIVGVSALVAPMTIMETTVRKDIPFALVASALLLIMCLDGDISRLDAGILFVMFLIFMYMTLKGAKKQGADAEEAIEGEGKKPMATWLSVVWILVGLLCLIGGSNLFVEGATAVATNLGVSEAVIGLTIVAGGTSLPELATSVVSARKGNSGIAIGNVLGSNVFNILAILGITGMITPMTLKGITYIDLSMLVISIMLVWLFSFTKYKIERWEGAVLTAVFVGYIYSLL, from the coding sequence ATGTTACTGAATATTTTATTTATAGTCGTGGGTATAGCCCTCGTTTTATGGGGTGCTGACCGCTTGACAGATGGTGCTGTGGCTGTAGCTGAGAAGATGAAGATGCCGCAAATAGTAATAGGATTGACAATTGTCGCAATGGGTACAAGTATGCCTGAGTTCTGTGTAAGTTTTATTTCTGCATTGAAGGGGACATCAGACTTGGCAGTAGGTAATATTGTTGGTTCCAACATCTTTAATGCTTTACTCATTGTTGGTGTGTCGGCATTGGTGGCACCGATGACGATTATGGAGACAACGGTAAGAAAGGATATTCCTTTTGCACTTGTAGCATCAGCTTTGTTGTTGATAATGTGTCTCGATGGAGATATTAGTAGGCTTGATGCTGGTATTCTCTTTGTGATGTTCCTTATCTTTATGTATATGACACTTAAAGGTGCTAAGAAGCAAGGAGCGGATGCTGAAGAGGCTATAGAGGGTGAAGGAAAGAAGCCGATGGCTACTTGGTTATCTGTTGTATGGATTCTTGTCGGATTACTTTGTTTGATAGGAGGAAGTAACTTGTTTGTAGAAGGGGCTACGGCTGTTGCAACAAATCTTGGTGTGTCAGAGGCTGTGATAGGTTTAACAATCGTGGCAGGAGGAACTTCTCTTCCTGAATTGGCAACAAGTGTTGTGTCAGCTCGTAAAGGGAATAGCGGTATTGCCATAGGGAATGTACTCGGTTCTAATGTGTTTAACATTCTTGCAATCCTTGGTATTACGGGTATGATAACCCCAATGACATTGAAAGGTATTACTTATATAGACCTTTCTATGCTGGTTATCTCAATCATGCTTGTATGGCTCTTCTCGTTTACGAAGTACAAGATTGAACGCTGGGAGGGAGCTGTGCTTACGGCTGTGTTTGTAGGTTATATCTACTCCTTATTATAA
- a CDS encoding queuosine precursor transporter: MTKSKQQVSVLFMLFSILFCVCLIAANILETKQISVLGISLTGGLIVFPISYIINDCVCEVWGFQKARLLIWTGFAMNFFFVAMGALCDWIPGAPYWTNEAGFHAIFGLAPRVAAASFVAFIVGSFANAYVMSKMKIRDKGRNFSLRAILSTIVGESFDSVIFFPLALGGVVPTEELPKLMLWQVLLKTVYEVIALPITIRIVKALKKHEGEDAYDNDVNYSIWKIFALS; the protein is encoded by the coding sequence ATGACAAAAAGTAAACAACAAGTGAGTGTGCTGTTTATGCTTTTCAGCATCCTCTTTTGCGTTTGCCTTATTGCGGCAAACATCCTCGAGACAAAGCAAATCTCTGTGTTAGGTATCTCATTGACAGGTGGACTCATCGTCTTCCCTATCTCCTACATCATCAACGACTGTGTTTGTGAGGTATGGGGATTCCAAAAAGCGCGTCTGTTGATATGGACGGGCTTTGCGATGAACTTCTTCTTTGTGGCAATGGGTGCGTTGTGTGATTGGATTCCAGGTGCCCCTTATTGGACTAATGAAGCAGGTTTCCATGCTATCTTTGGTTTGGCTCCACGTGTGGCAGCAGCCTCTTTCGTTGCTTTCATTGTAGGTTCATTCGCTAATGCCTATGTGATGAGTAAGATGAAGATTCGCGATAAGGGACGTAACTTCTCATTGCGTGCAATTCTTAGTACTATTGTGGGTGAGAGTTTCGACTCAGTTATCTTCTTCCCATTGGCATTAGGGGGTGTTGTTCCAACAGAAGAACTCCCTAAGCTCATGCTTTGGCAGGTATTATTGAAGACAGTTTATGAGGTTATCGCTCTTCCAATCACCATTCGTATAGTAAAGGCTTTGAAGAAACATGAGGGAGAAGATGCTTACGATAATGATGTAAACTATAGTATTTGGAAGATATTTGCATTAAGTTAA
- the mfd gene encoding transcription-repair coupling factor, whose translation MKIQDIQKLYAMLPQAGAIQKIQKDKLIRTVFLQGLVASAAPMFFASIAERWKTTTVFVLNDNDEAGYFYNDLKTIAMPADGEGKVAEVLFFPSSYRRAVKYGQRDAGNEILRTEVLTRLSALASGADNALPLYIVTEPSALSELVVSKKQLDERRLTLTVDQHIDIVEVEKTLRSFGFTETDYVYEPGQFAVRGSIIDVYSFSNELPFRIDFFGDDIETIRNFEVETQLSTEKLTRIEIVPELTMMSEEKVPFLQFLPEDAVLAFKDFLYVRDAIDNIYQEGFTNQALTEKLEGKTELEQRELEVAFRKEGQLVPASRWMNDALDFRRIEFGMNHSTSDQAKKKDGSWATINFSTSPQPLFHKNFDLLSKTLRDYLLQGYKLYIFADSEKQTIRLRDIFDSLSDTNVSPDSENLSVAELSGEGQDATVGALPFTPVNRTLHEGFVDSTLKVCFFTDHQIFDRFHKYNLKSDKARQGKMALTMKELQEMEPGDFLVHVDFGIGKFAGLVRVPAGDSYQEMIRLVYQHNDIVDVSIHSLYKISKYRRGDSGEAPRLSVLGSGAWDRLKEKAKKRIKDIARDLIKLYAKRRREKGFAFSPDSFMQHELEASFLYEDTPDQLKATQELKQDMESARPMDRLVCGDVGFGKTEVAIRAAFKAAVDNKQVAVLVPTTVLAFQHYQTFKKRLKDMPVRVDYLSRARSAKQTKQVLEDLAEGKINILVGTHKLIGKSVKWHDLGLLIIDEEQKFGVSTKEKLRQLKTNVDTLTMSATPIPRTLQFSLMGARDMSIMRTPPVNRYPIQTEIVPFSYELIADAINFEMSRNGQVYFVNNLVSNLPEIANLIKRYVPDCRIAIGHGQMKPEKLEEIVMGFMNYDYDVLLSTTIVENGIDISNANTIIINDAQRFGLSDLHQMRGRVGRSNKKAFCYFLTPPLAALKPQARRRLEALETFSDLGSGFNLAMQDLDIRGAGNLLGSEQSGFIEDLGYETYQKILNQAVIELKNDEFQELYQEDMNDGKLITGNDFIDDCAIESDLEMYFPDNYVPGSSERMLLYRELNNIEKDEDLEAYRKHLQDRFGPVPPQSEELMQVVVLRRMGKQIGCEKIILKQGRMQMQFVSDPNSVYYQSAAFDKILNYIGHHPRRCNLKERNGKRFMVVSDVMTVREGVMILREIEHPLS comes from the coding sequence ATGAAGATACAAGACATACAGAAACTATACGCTATGCTGCCACAGGCAGGAGCGATACAGAAGATACAGAAAGATAAGTTGATAAGAACTGTTTTTCTGCAAGGACTCGTGGCTTCAGCTGCTCCGATGTTCTTTGCATCAATAGCTGAACGATGGAAGACAACGACTGTTTTCGTGTTGAATGACAATGACGAGGCGGGTTATTTCTACAATGACCTCAAGACTATTGCTATGCCTGCAGATGGTGAAGGAAAGGTGGCAGAGGTGCTGTTTTTCCCATCGTCTTATCGTCGTGCAGTGAAATATGGACAACGTGATGCGGGTAATGAAATCCTGCGTACAGAGGTGTTAACACGTCTTTCTGCCCTTGCCTCGGGTGCTGACAACGCTCTACCGCTTTATATTGTGACTGAGCCTTCAGCCCTTTCAGAACTTGTTGTGTCAAAAAAGCAGTTGGATGAACGTCGTTTGACATTGACAGTTGACCAGCATATTGATATTGTGGAGGTGGAGAAAACCTTACGTTCTTTTGGTTTTACAGAGACGGATTACGTCTATGAACCAGGTCAGTTTGCTGTGCGTGGTAGTATTATAGACGTCTATTCCTTCTCAAATGAACTTCCTTTCCGTATCGATTTCTTCGGTGATGACATAGAAACCATTCGCAACTTTGAAGTGGAGACGCAGCTGTCTACTGAGAAGTTGACACGTATTGAGATTGTTCCAGAGCTGACAATGATGTCAGAAGAGAAGGTACCTTTCCTACAGTTCTTACCAGAAGATGCCGTGTTGGCATTTAAGGACTTCCTCTATGTGCGTGATGCGATTGATAATATCTATCAAGAAGGCTTTACTAATCAGGCTTTGACAGAGAAGTTAGAGGGTAAGACGGAGTTAGAACAGCGCGAATTGGAAGTGGCTTTCCGTAAGGAAGGACAACTGGTGCCAGCCTCACGTTGGATGAACGATGCACTTGATTTCCGTCGTATAGAGTTTGGTATGAATCACTCTACCTCTGATCAAGCAAAGAAGAAGGATGGTTCATGGGCTACTATTAACTTCAGTACCTCGCCACAACCACTCTTCCACAAGAACTTTGACTTGCTGTCTAAGACGCTTCGTGACTATCTTCTGCAAGGTTATAAACTCTATATCTTTGCAGATAGCGAGAAGCAGACTATACGTTTGAGGGATATCTTCGATTCATTGTCAGATACAAATGTCTCACCTGACTCTGAGAATCTGTCTGTAGCTGAACTGTCTGGGGAGGGGCAGGACGCGACGGTGGGAGCTTTACCTTTCACGCCAGTCAATCGAACACTACATGAAGGTTTTGTTGATAGTACGTTGAAAGTATGTTTCTTTACCGATCATCAGATTTTCGACCGTTTCCATAAGTACAACCTCAAGTCAGACAAGGCTCGTCAAGGTAAGATGGCTTTGACAATGAAAGAGCTGCAGGAGATGGAACCTGGTGACTTCTTAGTGCATGTTGACTTTGGTATAGGTAAGTTTGCTGGTCTGGTTCGTGTACCTGCTGGTGATTCATATCAAGAGATGATACGTCTTGTTTATCAGCATAATGATATTGTGGACGTATCTATTCACTCGCTCTATAAGATTAGTAAGTATCGTCGTGGTGATAGTGGTGAAGCACCACGATTGTCTGTTCTTGGTTCAGGTGCTTGGGATCGACTGAAAGAAAAGGCGAAGAAGCGTATCAAGGATATTGCTCGCGACCTTATCAAACTTTATGCTAAGCGACGTCGTGAGAAGGGATTTGCCTTTTCTCCAGACTCGTTTATGCAGCATGAATTGGAGGCTTCATTCCTTTATGAAGATACGCCCGACCAGTTGAAGGCTACACAAGAACTCAAACAAGATATGGAGAGCGCACGTCCGATGGATCGTCTGGTTTGTGGTGACGTGGGCTTTGGTAAGACGGAGGTAGCTATTCGTGCTGCTTTCAAGGCTGCTGTAGATAATAAACAGGTAGCTGTGCTTGTGCCAACAACTGTATTAGCTTTCCAGCATTACCAAACTTTCAAGAAGCGATTGAAGGATATGCCTGTGCGTGTTGACTACCTCTCACGTGCTCGCAGTGCTAAACAAACTAAACAGGTGTTGGAGGATTTGGCAGAGGGAAAGATTAATATTCTTGTTGGTACGCATAAGTTGATAGGGAAGTCGGTGAAGTGGCATGACCTCGGACTACTTATCATTGATGAAGAACAGAAGTTTGGTGTGTCTACAAAGGAGAAACTTCGCCAGCTGAAAACAAATGTTGACACGCTGACAATGTCGGCAACGCCTATTCCACGTACGCTCCAGTTCTCGCTGATGGGTGCACGTGACATGAGTATTATGCGCACACCACCAGTCAATCGTTATCCTATTCAGACGGAGATAGTCCCCTTCTCATACGAGTTGATAGCAGATGCTATTAACTTTGAGATGAGTCGTAACGGGCAGGTTTATTTCGTCAATAACCTCGTTAGTAATCTTCCTGAGATAGCAAATCTTATTAAGAGATACGTTCCCGACTGTCGTATCGCCATCGGACACGGACAGATGAAGCCTGAGAAGCTGGAGGAGATAGTGATGGGCTTTATGAACTATGATTATGATGTACTGCTTTCAACAACGATTGTAGAGAATGGTATTGATATTTCCAACGCCAATACTATCATCATCAACGATGCCCAACGCTTTGGCCTCTCCGACCTGCATCAGATGCGTGGACGTGTGGGGCGTTCTAATAAAAAAGCTTTCTGCTATTTTCTTACTCCACCTTTGGCTGCACTAAAACCTCAGGCACGTCGCCGTCTGGAAGCATTGGAAACCTTCTCCGATCTTGGTAGTGGATTTAATCTTGCTATGCAGGACCTCGATATACGTGGTGCAGGAAACCTCTTAGGCTCTGAGCAAAGTGGATTTATAGAGGATTTGGGATATGAAACCTATCAGAAAATTCTCAATCAGGCAGTAATTGAACTGAAAAACGATGAGTTCCAAGAACTTTATCAAGAGGATATGAACGACGGAAAGCTGATTACGGGCAATGATTTCATAGATGATTGTGCCATAGAGAGCGATCTTGAGATGTACTTCCCCGATAACTACGTACCTGGCAGTTCAGAGCGTATGTTGCTTTATCGTGAGCTTAATAATATTGAGAAGGATGAAGACCTCGAAGCCTATCGTAAGCATCTACAGGATCGTTTCGGCCCTGTTCCCCCTCAGAGTGAGGAATTAATGCAGGTTGTTGTGCTCCGTCGTATGGGCAAGCAGATAGGCTGTGAGAAGATTATCCTTAAGCAAGGACGTATGCAAATGCAGTTTGTGTCTGACCCTAATAGTGTCTATTATCAGAGTGCAGCCTTTGACAAGATTCTCAACTATATTGGTCATCATCCTCGCCGTTGCAATCTGAAGGAGCGGAATGGTAAGCGTTTTATGGTGGTCAGCGATGTTATGACGGTGAGAGAAGGAGTGATGATTTTGCGTGAGATAGAGCATCCTCTATCATGA
- a CDS encoding peroxiredoxin family protein, producing MKKIILMTALATTVFTANAQDIKPYEEKMSQIETQYKSLEAAYQAFGKKDPTTFTDAEKAKLNEIMGKADSLYNVQKNTALEIARKFKDTKFPAKYVAKIMYDVEFDELKELCDPNTGYYNEPEMTKPKQLFESYKLRQPGSMYKDLTMEDLNGKQVKLSDWVGKGKYVLVDFWASWCGPCRAEMPNVVEAYKRFKDKGLEIIGISFDNKKLQWSAAVEKLGMTWPQMSDLKGWESAASAMYGIRSIPSNFLLDPEGKIVAMDLREQKLLDVLAEKLK from the coding sequence ATGAAGAAGATTATTTTAATGACAGCGTTGGCTACAACTGTTTTCACTGCAAATGCACAGGACATCAAGCCATACGAAGAGAAAATGTCTCAGATAGAGACACAGTATAAATCACTTGAGGCAGCCTATCAGGCTTTCGGCAAGAAAGATCCTACAACCTTCACAGATGCAGAGAAGGCTAAGTTGAATGAGATTATGGGAAAAGCCGACTCTCTTTACAATGTACAGAAGAATACAGCCTTAGAGATTGCAAGGAAGTTTAAAGACACAAAGTTCCCAGCGAAATACGTTGCTAAGATTATGTATGACGTTGAGTTCGATGAGTTGAAAGAACTTTGCGATCCTAACACTGGCTACTATAATGAGCCTGAAATGACAAAGCCAAAACAGTTATTCGAGTCTTACAAATTGCGTCAACCTGGTTCTATGTATAAGGACCTCACTATGGAAGACCTCAATGGTAAGCAGGTAAAGCTAAGCGATTGGGTTGGTAAAGGCAAGTATGTATTGGTAGACTTTTGGGCAAGCTGGTGCGGTCCATGTCGTGCAGAAATGCCAAATGTCGTAGAGGCTTACAAGCGTTTCAAAGACAAAGGTCTGGAGATTATCGGCATCAGCTTCGACAACAAGAAGCTGCAATGGTCAGCCGCTGTTGAGAAGTTAGGCATGACTTGGCCTCAGATGTCAGACCTCAAAGGTTGGGAGTCGGCAGCATCCGCAATGTATGGTATCCGCAGCATCCCTTCCAATTTTCTCCTTGACCCAGAAGGAAAGATTGTAGCCATGGACCTCAGAGAGCAGAAACTGCTAGACGTACTGGCAGAAAAGCTAAAATAA
- a CDS encoding Crp/Fnr family transcriptional regulator — MENNVMKALRSCPLFTGMSEIEIDLTLGNISYQLVSLPSHEVYALAGMPCKYVDIVVSGKLICRMAALSGKQVEVSRLHSGNMVAPAFIFSKDKSLPVSVETDGKVQLFRMRPEELKRLIDLDETIRMNYIRILSNIDVFLTQKMKVLSLFTVREKVAYLLMERAGEQGSNEVHLERSRQEIADSFGIQKFSLLRVLSDFEKEGAIEIHGRTIKILDRRKMLK; from the coding sequence ATGGAAAATAATGTGATGAAAGCACTCCGTTCCTGTCCACTTTTTACAGGAATGAGTGAGATTGAAATAGACCTAACATTAGGCAATATTAGTTATCAGCTTGTATCTCTGCCTTCACATGAGGTATATGCCTTAGCGGGTATGCCTTGCAAGTATGTTGATATTGTTGTAAGTGGTAAGCTTATCTGTCGTATGGCAGCTTTATCGGGCAAACAGGTAGAGGTGAGTCGATTGCATAGTGGCAATATGGTAGCCCCTGCTTTTATCTTTTCTAAGGATAAGAGTCTGCCTGTGAGTGTTGAAACGGATGGTAAAGTACAGCTATTTCGTATGCGTCCAGAGGAGTTGAAGCGTCTAATAGATTTGGATGAGACGATTCGTATGAACTATATTCGCATTCTCTCAAATATTGATGTGTTCTTGACGCAGAAGATGAAGGTGCTCAGTCTGTTTACTGTACGTGAGAAGGTGGCTTATCTTTTGATGGAACGTGCAGGAGAGCAGGGCAGCAATGAGGTACATTTGGAGCGTTCACGTCAGGAGATAGCAGACTCGTTTGGTATCCAGAAGTTCTCCTTGCTTCGTGTTCTTTCTGACTTTGAGAAAGAGGGGGCGATAGAGATTCATGGACGAACAATCAAGATTCTGGATCGTAGGAAGATGTTGAAGTAA
- a CDS encoding DUF488 domain-containing protein has translation MKIKRAYAPVEETDGYRILVDRLWPRGISKEKAQIDLWLKSIAPSNELRKWFGHDPERFAEFSERYRAELTASGALDELRAVLKEHPIATLLFAAHDEEHNNAVVLQHLLETE, from the coding sequence ATGAAAATCAAACGTGCTTACGCGCCGGTTGAAGAAACCGACGGTTATCGAATCCTCGTTGACCGACTATGGCCGCGAGGCATCAGTAAAGAAAAGGCACAAATCGACCTTTGGTTGAAATCTATTGCGCCAAGTAATGAACTGCGTAAGTGGTTCGGTCATGACCCCGAACGATTTGCAGAATTCTCTGAACGATATCGTGCAGAGTTAACTGCAAGTGGAGCCTTAGACGAACTGCGTGCTGTCCTCAAGGAGCATCCCATTGCTACCCTACTCTTTGCGGCACATGATGAGGAACATAACAACGCGGTCGTATTGCAACACCTACTTGAAACGGAATAA
- a CDS encoding hemerythrin domain-containing protein → MTQTFSQSTIPFKAWDLDLLVDYVLKFHHRYIRKQGEELAIRLNSLAANHPELDRVVDHFRNSVADLDLHCQKEENILFPYILDIFNAAEYGQEHAPFHCGTIQHPINAMMADHNDEIERHERIAELTNDYTAPEGAEPEYVKALADLRQFRDNLLEHIFVENEIMFPRALMME, encoded by the coding sequence ATGACACAAACATTTTCTCAAAGCACTATCCCTTTTAAAGCATGGGACCTCGACCTACTTGTAGACTATGTACTGAAGTTTCATCATCGTTACATTCGCAAGCAGGGTGAGGAACTTGCTATCAGACTGAACTCACTTGCAGCTAATCATCCTGAACTCGACCGTGTAGTAGATCATTTCCGCAATAGTGTTGCCGACCTCGACCTCCACTGTCAGAAGGAAGAGAATATTCTATTTCCATACATTCTCGACATTTTCAACGCAGCTGAGTACGGTCAAGAGCATGCGCCTTTCCATTGTGGTACAATCCAGCATCCTATCAATGCAATGATGGCTGACCACAACGACGAGATAGAACGTCATGAGCGTATTGCAGAACTAACAAATGATTACACTGCCCCAGAGGGTGCTGAACCAGAATATGTGAAGGCACTTGCAGACCTTCGTCAGTTCCGTGACAACCTCCTCGAACATATCTTCGTAGAAAACGAGATAATGTTCCCACGGGCATTAATGATGGAATAA
- a CDS encoding HU family DNA-binding protein produces MKIKLQKKKNPQKRTEEKFYANPVNLGKKTLRDIAHDIAGRSSLTRGDIENVLSNFMDCLPHYLRDGFSVQLGEFGTMRLTLSSEGAATEKAFKTETIKPRVTFTPGVELKSALHDNSYETVKEEHLSAKPAPKTGGSPGPVPE; encoded by the coding sequence ATGAAGATTAAACTCCAAAAGAAAAAGAATCCGCAGAAGCGGACAGAGGAAAAGTTCTATGCTAATCCTGTAAATCTTGGTAAGAAGACCTTGCGAGATATTGCGCATGACATTGCGGGACGTTCTTCGCTGACACGTGGTGACATCGAAAACGTGTTGTCAAACTTTATGGACTGTCTGCCTCATTATCTCCGCGATGGCTTTAGCGTGCAGTTGGGGGAGTTTGGCACGATGCGCCTGACTCTTTCAAGCGAGGGGGCTGCAACGGAAAAGGCTTTTAAGACAGAAACCATCAAGCCGCGCGTAACGTTTACACCGGGCGTAGAACTAAAATCGGCTCTGCATGATAACTCGTATGAGACGGTGAAGGAAGAACACCTCAGTGCTAAACCTGCACCTAAAACAGGGGGCAGCCCAGGACCTGTGCCAGAGTAA
- a CDS encoding histidine-type phosphatase: MKKQLILLCALAISASLHVTAQSFRKQISEHPELSANNYLAYPAPSGRLTPAPSGYLPVYLSHYGRHGSRYLIHEQQYLRPIETLQQADSAGVLTNEGKDILKKLRLMYAESYKRWGELTPLGAQQHQQIARRMYRRFPSVFRDSVWVDAKSTDVIRCILSMENELQELIRHNPRLRIRHDASAHDMYFMKQPDKKLSHQRDSSAIKNTIDEWGKRNIDTKPLMARLFKDKEYVTKKVDAGQLTFDLFSLASIVQNSEIRHSLSLYNLFTADELYRLWQRSNAWWYLRYASAPQSGGNQPFSQRNLLRKIITDADSCLALPHPGATLRFGHDTMVMPLTCLLNLNNNDIKVSDIDSLTLKGWSSTRIVPMAANIQFVFYKNPKNPKADVLVKVLLNEEEATLPLPKTSTPYYYRWSDFKKFYLSKLNSYHE, encoded by the coding sequence ATGAAAAAACAACTTATCTTGCTTTGTGCGTTAGCCATCTCAGCATCGTTACACGTCACAGCACAATCATTCAGGAAGCAGATCAGTGAGCATCCTGAGCTTTCTGCCAACAATTACCTTGCTTACCCAGCTCCTTCGGGTAGGCTAACGCCTGCTCCTTCAGGCTATCTTCCTGTATATTTATCGCATTATGGGCGACATGGATCACGCTATCTCATTCATGAGCAACAGTATCTCCGTCCTATAGAAACCCTACAGCAAGCTGATTCGGCTGGTGTGTTGACCAATGAAGGAAAGGACATCTTGAAGAAATTACGCCTCATGTATGCAGAGTCTTATAAACGATGGGGAGAGTTGACACCATTAGGAGCACAGCAGCATCAGCAGATTGCACGAAGAATGTATCGTCGTTTCCCTTCTGTATTCCGTGATTCGGTATGGGTGGATGCCAAGTCGACGGACGTTATCCGCTGTATTCTATCCATGGAGAACGAACTGCAGGAACTGATTCGGCATAATCCTCGTTTAAGAATTAGGCATGATGCGAGCGCACATGACATGTATTTTATGAAGCAACCAGACAAGAAACTCTCTCATCAAAGGGATAGCAGTGCTATAAAGAATACGATTGACGAGTGGGGTAAACGCAATATTGACACCAAACCGTTGATGGCTCGTCTCTTTAAGGATAAGGAATACGTGACAAAGAAGGTGGATGCAGGACAGCTTACCTTCGACCTTTTCAGTTTGGCAAGCATTGTTCAGAACTCAGAGATACGCCATTCGCTCTCGCTATACAACCTCTTTACAGCCGATGAGTTGTACCGACTATGGCAGAGGAGCAATGCTTGGTGGTACTTACGTTATGCCAGTGCACCACAAAGCGGAGGTAATCAACCTTTCTCACAGCGTAATCTCTTGCGTAAGATTATCACTGATGCTGATTCTTGTCTGGCGCTCCCTCACCCAGGTGCAACCCTTCGTTTCGGTCATGACACGATGGTTATGCCATTGACGTGCCTACTGAATCTTAATAACAATGACATCAAGGTTTCAGACATTGACAGTCTTACCCTAAAGGGTTGGAGTTCTACACGCATTGTCCCTATGGCTGCTAACATCCAGTTTGTTTTCTATAAGAATCCGAAGAATCCAAAAGCTGATGTTCTCGTGAAGGTCTTACTCAACGAGGAGGAAGCGACGCTACCCCTTCCAAAGACCTCTACACCATATTACTATCGATGGAGCGACTTTAAGAAGTTCTATCTTTCAAAGCTAAATAGCTATCATGAATAA
- a CDS encoding HU family DNA-binding protein, with protein MKIKLQKKKNPQKRTEEKYYANPVNLGKKTLRDVARDIAGRSSLTRGDIENVLANFMDCLPHYLRDGFSVQLGEFGTMRLTLSSEGAATVKAFKTETIKPRVTFTPGVELKAALRENSYETVKEEKSGSKEEGGGKTPGPSPEG; from the coding sequence ATGAAGATTAAACTCCAAAAGAAAAAGAATCCGCAGAAGCGGACAGAAGAAAAGTATTATGCTAATCCTGTAAATCTTGGGAAGAAGACCTTGCGGGATGTTGCGCGTGACATTGCAGGGCGTTCTTCGCTGACCCGTGGTGACATTGAGAACGTGCTGGCGAACTTTATGGATTGTCTGCCTCATTATCTCCGCGATGGTTTTAGCGTGCAGTTAGGCGAGTTTGGCACAATGCGCCTGACACTGTCAAGCGAGGGGGCTGCGACGGTAAAGGCTTTCAAGACGGAGACGATCAAACCGCGCGTAACATTTACGCCAGGTGTGGAACTAAAGGCCGCTTTGCGCGAGAACTCGTATGAGACAGTGAAAGAGGAAAAATCGGGCTCTAAGGAAGAAGGGGGCGGAAAGACTCCCGGACCTTCGCCAGAAGGCTAA